GGAGGCATATCTCGGTTACGACAGCACGAATGTCTATGTTGCGTTCGTTTGCGAAGACCAGTCGCCAGGGGCGATTCGCAGCCATCTGACCCGGCGCGAGCCCTCGACACCGTTCGATGCGGAAGACTATGTCGAAATCACTCTCGACACCTTCCGCGACCAGCGGCACGCATTCGTCTTTGACATCAACCCGCGCGGGGTGCAAGCGGACGCGCTGCGCACCGAAGGCCAAGGCAACGATTATTCCTGGGACACGGTATGGCATTCCTGGTCGCGGGTGACCGAGCGAGGCTTCGTCATCCTGGCAGCGATTCCCTTCAAGAGCCTGCGCTTTCGTGGCTCATCGGCCGCGGGATGGGGAATCACGCTGATGCGGTATCTCTCCCGCAATGACGAGAACGACTACTGGCCGCGAGTTTCGTCGCGCATTTCGGGCCTTCTGAACCAGGAAGCAACTGTCACCGGACTGGAAAATATCTCTCCGTCCCGCAACATGCAATTCATTCCTTACGGAGAGGCAAGAAGCTTTCGTGCGCTCGACCAGCGCGATCCGGTGCAGCCGCGCTTCGATAGCTGCACGCTGTGCGGCAAGATCGGTCTGGATTCCAAGTTCGTGTTCCACAACAGCCTGGTGCTGGATACCACCATCCGGCCCGACTTCGCGCAGATCGAGTCCGACGAGCCGCAGAACACGATCAACCAGCGCTTTGAAGTTTTCTTTCCGGAGAAGCGCCCGTTTTTCCTGGAAAACTCGAATTTTTTCGAGGCGCCGCTGATTGCGGTCGGACTGCAGACGCGAATGGTTTTCACGCGGCGAATTTCCGACCCCACCGCGGGCGTGCGCTTGACCGGTAAGCAGGGGCCGTGGAACCTGGGATTTTTCGTGGTCGATGACCGTTCCCCCGGCGAGATTGTCACCGATTCTGATCCCTTGCACGGCCAGCGCGCATACTTCGGGATCGGGCGAGTCAGCTACGACATCGGCAACCAATCCGCCATCGGCGCCATGTATACCCACCGCGAATTCCAGGGCATGTTCAACCGCGTGGGCGGGCTGGACGGCGTGTTCCGCCTCAATAAGAACTGGAGCGCAACCTATCGCGGTTACATGAGCTCGACACTGGATACGACCGGATACCTGTTCGGCCAACACCATGAGGGCGTGCTGTTCGGCAACGGCCGGCGGTTCACCCTCAGCCTGCAGTACCTGGACATCACCCCGAACTTCCGCACCGAGACGGGCTTTGTGCCCCGCACCGACCAGCGCGCCCTCAACGAGTACGGACACTTCTACTTTCGTCCGGAAGGCAAGCATCTCGTCTTCCACGGGCCGGAAGAAAACGGGACGCAGATGTGGGACCAGACCAACACCGTGGTGCAGCAGGTCTTCAGCTTCGATTACGTGTTCGGATTCCGCGGAAACATCATCGTGGCGCCGATCGTGGCGTATGAATCTGACGTGCTTCGCCCGCAGGATTTTCCGGGCCTACCGGGCAGGCGCCAGTTCGTGCAAGACGCCTGGGGCCTGGTTTTCAAAGGCAGTTTCAAGCGTTTCCTGAGCTGGAACACCAAGATCATCCGCGATGGAACACCGGTGGTGGTGCCGGCGGCCGGGCAGTTGCCGTACACGGGAAATGAAACTGCGATTACGCAAACGCTGACGGTGCGACCCACCGGCAGCCTGCAGATCGATAACACCTACATCCTCGACCAAGTGACAAACGG
The DNA window shown above is from Terriglobales bacterium and carries:
- a CDS encoding DUF5916 domain-containing protein; this translates as MHFYPRIVLYGLILVATVTRMQGAESVALQRVSHPPRIEDFGQSPPQGAARELTKVSGFIQSQPSDGQPATQRTEAYLGYDSTNVYVAFVCEDQSPGAIRSHLTRREPSTPFDAEDYVEITLDTFRDQRHAFVFDINPRGVQADALRTEGQGNDYSWDTVWHSWSRVTERGFVILAAIPFKSLRFRGSSAAGWGITLMRYLSRNDENDYWPRVSSRISGLLNQEATVTGLENISPSRNMQFIPYGEARSFRALDQRDPVQPRFDSCTLCGKIGLDSKFVFHNSLVLDTTIRPDFAQIESDEPQNTINQRFEVFFPEKRPFFLENSNFFEAPLIAVGLQTRMVFTRRISDPTAGVRLTGKQGPWNLGFFVVDDRSPGEIVTDSDPLHGQRAYFGIGRVSYDIGNQSAIGAMYTHREFQGMFNRVGGLDGVFRLNKNWSATYRGYMSSTLDTTGYLFGQHHEGVLFGNGRRFTLSLQYLDITPNFRTETGFVPRTDQRALNEYGHFYFRPEGKHLVFHGPEENGTQMWDQTNTVVQQVFSFDYVFGFRGNIIVAPIVAYESDVLRPQDFPGLPGRRQFVQDAWGLVFKGSFKRFLSWNTKIIRDGTPVVVPAAGQLPYTGNETAITQTLTVRPTGSLQIDNTYILDQVTNGAVHHAVFNNHIIRSKWNYQFSRELSLRFIGQYNGLLSNPVYSSLQTQKAVNTDILLTYLVHPGTAIYVGYNSNQENVSPGLCVHLPGSTECDPSGNGLVRTRGIGSNDGRLFFVKVSYLWRR